A portion of the Acidisarcina polymorpha genome contains these proteins:
- a CDS encoding magnesium transporter CorA family protein produces the protein MAWYQLEANDSEQLDELAEKYKLHSLHVEDCRNAEGRIKAEETPDYLFVILKPLKIVDEETSESPLHIFVGRDFCITVGDMSCSSVREAMERAWRAGSDISPGKILYLIFDTIVDSYFVIVDRLDDRIDLIEDDVLDDPSPKILEKIFDNKRQLIDLRRIVVATRDVGIHLQRNTGTLVDENLYPFFRDVYDHLLRLADTIDTMRDLLNNTLDVYLSSVANRTNQVMKVLTVLSTIALPALVISGIYGMNLKGLPFLESDYGSEYIGAAMFLSTVFLLLLLRRFRWV, from the coding sequence TTGGCCTGGTATCAACTCGAAGCGAACGATAGCGAACAACTCGATGAGTTGGCCGAAAAGTACAAACTGCACTCGTTGCATGTAGAAGATTGCCGGAACGCGGAAGGACGTATCAAAGCCGAAGAGACTCCCGACTATCTCTTTGTCATCCTGAAACCGCTGAAGATCGTCGATGAAGAGACCAGCGAATCTCCATTGCATATCTTTGTGGGACGGGACTTCTGTATCACAGTTGGCGATATGAGCTGCTCTTCAGTGCGAGAAGCGATGGAACGCGCCTGGCGCGCGGGTTCGGATATCTCTCCCGGGAAGATCCTTTACCTGATCTTTGACACGATCGTGGACTCGTATTTCGTCATCGTCGACCGCCTCGACGATCGAATTGACCTGATCGAAGATGACGTACTCGATGATCCTTCACCAAAAATTCTAGAAAAAATCTTTGACAACAAGCGGCAGCTGATCGATCTAAGGCGTATCGTCGTCGCCACTCGCGATGTCGGCATTCACCTGCAAAGAAACACTGGGACCCTCGTGGATGAGAACCTCTATCCATTTTTTCGCGACGTCTACGACCACCTCCTTCGACTCGCTGACACCATCGACACGATGCGCGACCTGTTGAACAACACGCTGGACGTCTATCTGTCGAGCGTAGCCAACCGCACCAACCAGGTGATGAAAGTACTTACCGTGCTCAGCACGATTGCCCTTCCCGCCCTGGTGATCTCGGGCATTTACGGTATGAACCTGAAGGGCCTTCCTTTTCTCGAGAGCGACTATGGTTCGGAATACATCGGTGCGGCGATGTTCTTGTCTACAGTCTTCCTGTTGTTACTGCTAAGACGATTCCGCTGGGTTTAG
- a CDS encoding PspA/IM30 family protein, with translation MALLERVSTLLRANVNDLIGKAEDPEKMLRQLLLDMENQLLQVKTQVAIAIADQHMLEKKKTEHDDVAAAWHRKAEIAVSKGHDDLARAALDRSLSHHQLAEGFAQQIEDQSAEAEIMRANYNKLQQKLKETEGRCELLIAQSRRARIAGKAHPARTTATGDTLTRSMHRMRMKVLEDEAANSASRSLMEMDSLDDRFRKLEREEQIETLLSELKSHPKGYIEKGD, from the coding sequence ATGGCATTGTTAGAACGAGTCTCTACGCTGCTTCGCGCGAACGTAAATGATTTGATCGGTAAAGCCGAAGACCCCGAGAAGATGCTGCGACAGCTGCTTCTTGATATGGAAAATCAATTGCTTCAAGTGAAAACCCAGGTGGCCATCGCCATTGCCGATCAACATATGTTGGAAAAGAAGAAGACGGAGCATGACGATGTGGCCGCCGCATGGCATCGTAAGGCGGAGATCGCGGTCAGCAAAGGACACGATGACCTGGCTCGCGCTGCACTCGACCGCAGCTTGTCGCACCATCAACTCGCGGAGGGTTTCGCCCAGCAAATTGAAGACCAGTCCGCGGAAGCTGAGATCATGCGAGCGAACTACAACAAGCTTCAGCAGAAGCTCAAAGAGACCGAGGGCCGATGCGAGTTGTTGATCGCGCAAAGCCGCCGGGCACGTATAGCCGGTAAGGCGCACCCGGCCCGGACAACGGCGACTGGCGATACGCTCACTCGTTCTATGCACCGCATGAGAATGAAAGTGCTGGAGGATGAGGCGGCGAACAGCGCATCCCGGTCGCTCATGGAGATGGATTCGCTGGACGACCGGTTTCGCAAGCTGGAGCGGGAGGAACAGATTGAAACCCTGCTGAGCGAACTCAAGTCGCACCCGAAGGGGTATATCGAGAAGGGAGATTAG
- a CDS encoding metal-sensitive transcriptional regulator, which yields MKIPKPATAETLEVSCLCAGERKAAAVDPEIKASVLARLARIEGQVRGLRNMVESERYCADILLQISSVQEALRGASRQLMRNHLQHCAADAIRKGSPDADAMYDELLDLVYRHAR from the coding sequence ATGAAAATTCCCAAACCAGCGACAGCGGAGACTCTCGAGGTAAGCTGTCTCTGCGCCGGCGAGCGCAAGGCCGCCGCCGTGGATCCTGAAATTAAGGCCTCCGTGCTTGCTCGCCTCGCGCGCATCGAGGGCCAGGTTCGGGGCCTCAGGAATATGGTCGAGTCGGAGCGCTATTGCGCCGATATTTTGCTTCAGATCTCCTCCGTCCAGGAAGCACTGCGTGGCGCCAGCCGTCAACTCATGCGCAACCATCTACAGCATTGCGCTGCTGATGCGATCCGGAAGGGATCACCCGATGCCGATGCCATGTACGACGAGCTGCTCGACCTGGTCTATCGCCATGCGCGATAA
- a CDS encoding flotillin family protein — MPSLVVIIIGLAVAATLVILALIAKMFRKAGPNEAVIVYGFRGPRIIRGHGAIIFPVVENARQLSLELMSFDVAPKQDLYTKQGVAVTVEAVAQIKVRSDNESILTAAEQFLTKTPPEREGLIRLVMEGHLRGIIGQLTVEQIVKEPEMVADRMRSTCAADMSKMGLEVISFTIKEVRDQNEYITNMGRPDIARIRRDAEIAAAEAERDTAIRRANALREAAVAKSAADQERVIAETASLAKQAEAQRDLDIQKAQFMEQSRRQEAQADKAYELQTNVMQQQVIAAQVKIQQIEKEQQIKVQEAEILRHEKELIATVLKQSEIERQRVENIAAAERSRLTIEAEGRAAATRTGGEAQASVIRVQGEAEAAIIFQKGEAEAKAMNVKAAAYQGWTQAAVVDRLISNMAEVVRAMAEPLSRVDKITIVSTGSDDNIGANKLTGEMTKIASQVPALFEALSGMNLKDLMGNIKPMKPRTDGERADRSAQ; from the coding sequence ATGCCCAGCTTAGTGGTGATTATCATCGGACTCGCCGTTGCCGCAACCCTTGTCATTCTCGCGCTTATCGCGAAGATGTTTCGGAAAGCAGGCCCCAACGAAGCGGTCATTGTCTATGGCTTCCGGGGTCCACGAATCATTCGCGGCCATGGCGCCATCATCTTTCCGGTCGTCGAAAACGCCCGCCAGCTTTCGCTTGAACTGATGAGCTTCGACGTGGCGCCCAAGCAGGACCTCTACACCAAGCAGGGCGTCGCGGTCACTGTCGAAGCGGTCGCACAGATCAAGGTCCGCTCGGACAACGAGTCCATCCTCACCGCTGCCGAACAGTTCCTCACCAAGACCCCGCCGGAACGGGAAGGCCTTATCCGACTGGTTATGGAAGGCCATCTGCGAGGCATCATCGGCCAGCTCACCGTCGAGCAGATTGTCAAGGAGCCCGAGATGGTTGCCGACCGGATGCGCTCCACCTGTGCGGCAGACATGAGCAAGATGGGCCTGGAAGTGATTTCGTTCACCATCAAGGAAGTCCGCGACCAGAACGAATACATCACTAATATGGGCCGTCCGGATATTGCCCGCATTCGCCGCGATGCCGAAATCGCAGCCGCCGAGGCGGAGCGCGATACTGCGATCCGCCGGGCGAACGCTCTCCGCGAGGCGGCTGTCGCCAAGTCCGCCGCCGATCAGGAGCGGGTCATTGCGGAGACTGCTTCGCTCGCCAAACAGGCGGAGGCCCAGCGAGATCTGGACATCCAGAAAGCGCAGTTCATGGAGCAAAGCCGAAGACAGGAAGCGCAGGCCGACAAGGCCTATGAGCTTCAAACCAATGTCATGCAGCAACAGGTGATCGCCGCGCAGGTGAAGATCCAGCAGATCGAGAAGGAGCAGCAGATCAAGGTGCAGGAGGCAGAGATCCTGCGCCACGAGAAGGAATTGATCGCCACCGTACTGAAACAATCCGAGATCGAGCGCCAGCGGGTCGAGAACATCGCCGCTGCTGAGCGTTCCCGGTTAACGATCGAAGCCGAGGGCCGCGCCGCCGCCACGCGTACCGGCGGGGAGGCGCAGGCTTCCGTCATTCGGGTGCAAGGCGAGGCTGAGGCGGCAATCATCTTCCAGAAAGGCGAAGCCGAGGCCAAGGCGATGAACGTAAAAGCCGCCGCTTACCAGGGATGGACCCAGGCCGCGGTTGTCGATCGGCTCATCAGTAATATGGCCGAGGTCGTCCGCGCCATGGCCGAACCGCTATCCAGGGTCGACAAGATCACCATTGTTTCCACGGGGAGCGACGATAATATTGGCGCCAACAAACTGACCGGGGAGATGACGAAGATCGCCTCTCAGGTGCCGGCCCTTTTCGAGGCCCTGTCCGGTATGAATCTCAAAGACCTTATGGGCAATATCAAGCCGATGAAACCTCGCACGGATGGCGAGCGGGCTGACCGATCCGCGCAATGA
- a CDS encoding PIG-L deacetylase family protein, whose translation MAYRLMCMTAHPDDECGAFGGALLLAHAAGVETTVICLTEGQAASNRGDASSGEELAQMRRDEFAAAGEILGVSRGEVLHYPDGKLARHDPTELIGVLVERIRQWRPQVVLTFGGEGGVNLHRDHTVVSLAATTAFHWAGRPSAFPEQIDRGMQPYWPQKLYYSATPFLLVQDEVAKANTSRTPYSLTLHLGNHAEKKYEAFRKHTSQAILLDKARKAWEATANLEYYLLVAARGLQEAGADVAMFQGVIED comes from the coding sequence TTGGCCTATCGACTGATGTGCATGACCGCTCATCCGGATGATGAGTGCGGCGCTTTTGGCGGAGCATTGCTCTTGGCCCATGCAGCCGGTGTCGAGACGACAGTGATTTGTCTCACCGAGGGCCAGGCGGCCTCAAATCGCGGCGACGCCTCAAGCGGAGAGGAACTGGCGCAGATGCGCCGCGACGAATTCGCCGCCGCCGGTGAAATCCTCGGAGTCAGCCGCGGCGAGGTGCTCCATTATCCCGATGGGAAGCTGGCCAGGCATGATCCTACGGAGCTGATCGGTGTGCTGGTCGAGCGTATTCGGCAGTGGAGGCCGCAGGTCGTCCTTACATTCGGTGGCGAAGGCGGCGTCAATCTGCATCGCGATCACACCGTAGTCTCGCTCGCCGCCACCACCGCGTTTCACTGGGCGGGGCGGCCCTCCGCTTTTCCGGAACAGATCGATCGCGGCATGCAGCCCTATTGGCCGCAGAAGCTCTATTACTCGGCAACTCCGTTCTTGTTGGTTCAGGATGAGGTGGCCAAGGCGAACACGAGCCGCACGCCCTATTCTCTAACACTTCATCTTGGGAACCACGCAGAGAAGAAGTACGAAGCATTCCGCAAGCACACCAGCCAGGCGATCTTGCTCGACAAAGCGCGTAAGGCATGGGAGGCGACCGCCAACCTCGAATATTATCTTCTGGTCGCCGCCCGTGGTCTCCAAGAGGCGGGAGCCGACGTAGCCATGTTCCAAGGCGTCATTGAGGATTAA
- a CDS encoding heavy-metal-associated domain-containing protein: MILRIDGMHCGACIRRVTQSLQRVPGAEVEEVRLGAARVKLPEGSSSDALIAALSAGGFAAHQES; encoded by the coding sequence ATGATACTGCGCATTGACGGCATGCATTGCGGTGCTTGCATTCGCCGGGTGACCCAGTCGCTGCAGAGAGTTCCAGGAGCCGAAGTGGAAGAGGTGCGGCTCGGGGCAGCGCGAGTGAAGTTACCGGAAGGTTCCAGCTCAGACGCGCTTATCGCTGCCTTGAGCGCGGGCGGATTCGCCGCTCACCAGGAGAGCTGA
- a CDS encoding sensor histidine kinase — translation MRNIRRRRAIALFISLGVCMVALAVTLQFGWIILNWRRLVPLVLGIPFFALLIAGVILNTIFLVREVRRNEHHDSFLNAVTHELKTPVASIRLYLETLQRRNLPEAQRQEFYGIMLADSERLLATIEQVLKAGEVGQRAKKNQVRVEVDLLTLVKECIQITLQRYHLEPDRITLQPVDHQTLLAVSGDRQDLHSAILNVLDNAVKYSPEQVAVRVSISLENDAWILIRVTDDGIGVPAAHLKGIFKRFYRVPNMSLLKVKGTGLGLFLVRSIVRQHGGDARAESAGEGKGTTIILQLPRLLTPATESQTALLDRSESLTRVP, via the coding sequence ATGCGCAATATTCGCCGCCGCCGCGCTATCGCTCTTTTCATCTCGCTCGGCGTCTGCATGGTTGCCTTGGCCGTAACCCTGCAATTTGGCTGGATCATCCTCAACTGGCGTCGTCTGGTGCCCCTGGTTTTAGGGATTCCATTCTTTGCACTGCTCATCGCCGGAGTGATCTTGAACACCATCTTTCTGGTTCGCGAAGTCCGGCGCAATGAGCATCACGATAGCTTTCTAAATGCGGTCACTCATGAACTGAAAACACCAGTCGCCTCGATCCGCCTCTACCTCGAAACCCTGCAGCGCCGCAACTTGCCCGAGGCCCAAAGGCAGGAGTTCTACGGTATTATGCTGGCCGATAGCGAGCGCCTCCTTGCTACCATCGAACAGGTCCTGAAGGCGGGTGAGGTTGGGCAGCGGGCGAAGAAGAACCAGGTGCGAGTAGAGGTCGACCTGCTGACGCTGGTCAAGGAATGCATTCAGATCACGCTTCAGCGATATCATCTTGAGCCCGATAGGATAACCCTTCAACCGGTCGACCATCAGACGCTTCTCGCGGTCAGCGGAGACCGGCAGGATCTTCATTCGGCCATCCTCAATGTGCTCGACAACGCGGTTAAGTATTCTCCCGAACAAGTAGCAGTACGTGTGAGCATCTCGCTGGAAAACGATGCCTGGATACTGATTCGGGTGACCGATGATGGCATCGGAGTTCCGGCGGCGCACCTGAAAGGCATCTTTAAACGCTTCTACCGGGTGCCCAATATGTCTCTGCTCAAGGTGAAAGGGACTGGACTTGGACTATTCCTGGTGCGAAGCATCGTTCGCCAGCATGGCGGCGATGCCCGGGCAGAGAGCGCCGGCGAAGGTAAGGGGACCACCATTATTTTGCAACTCCCCCGACTACTCACCCCGGCAACCGAGTCGCAGACGGCGCTCCTGGACAGGAGCGAATCACTCACGCGGGTGCCATGA
- a CDS encoding heavy metal translocating P-type ATPase, with protein sequence MSGLEATKASETAAQATITIPVLGMSCAACQSHVERALRQTPGVGEAEVNLMTHSARIVFDQKIASPLQLVEAVKSSGYESSLPADDATPASHVHPEAAEGKLRLQALSTLVLAALAMLLSMPLMNGMAANPGPVSRLLMAALPILYRIPAQALGWTLLAMTLAGMSLAAGEVYKPAWKALLHRATNMNTLVALGTISALLYSALATLAPSLFVTHRLRPDVYYESVLFILAFLMLGRWLEARAKDRTQEALKAFSRLQPQTARVLQQGREVEIPVASVQPDDTVVLRPGERVPVDGVVLSGTSNVDESLVTGESIPVPRGPGDRLIGGSLNFDGALEYRATSLGNSSILGQMLRLMQDAQSSRAPTQKLADQVSAVFVPAVLGIALLTLVGWLILDRANPSYAFAAAVTVLVIACPCAMGLAVPAALTVAIGRGAQLGILFKSGEAVERLAGVDTVLLDKTGTLTIGKPRIHGIYPTADTSSEELLLLAASLEQRSEHPLARAVLEKAEESGLKLKPSVDSKAVPGMGITGVVEGHRVAAGNAALMAQLGISTSETSLQPHQGSVLLIAIDGRFHGYLTAQDEIRPGAASAVKALKARGLHTIMLTGDNPEVAQSIARQTGIVQVYAGLLPAQKLEHIRGLQASGRKVAMVGDGINDAAALAQADAGIAMGTGTDLAREAGDAVLLRGEPMSIVTAVDLARATVKTMRANLGWAIGYNILGIPIAAGALYPVLGILLSPAIASAAMALSSISVLGNSLRLRRFVPR encoded by the coding sequence GTGTCCGGCCTGGAAGCGACGAAGGCGTCAGAGACTGCGGCGCAGGCGACGATCACCATCCCCGTCCTGGGCATGTCGTGCGCTGCGTGCCAGTCCCACGTGGAACGTGCCTTACGGCAAACCCCGGGAGTTGGTGAGGCGGAGGTCAACCTGATGACGCACTCCGCGCGAATCGTCTTCGACCAGAAGATCGCTTCTCCTTTGCAGCTCGTTGAGGCAGTTAAGAGTTCCGGCTACGAGTCATCGTTACCTGCAGACGACGCTACACCTGCATCGCACGTGCACCCGGAAGCCGCCGAAGGCAAGCTGCGTCTTCAAGCACTGTCGACGCTTGTCCTGGCGGCTCTGGCCATGCTGCTCTCCATGCCCCTGATGAACGGCATGGCGGCAAACCCTGGTCCTGTTTCGCGGCTATTGATGGCAGCGCTGCCCATCCTCTATCGAATTCCGGCCCAGGCACTCGGATGGACGTTGCTCGCGATGACGCTCGCCGGTATGTCGCTCGCGGCAGGCGAGGTCTACAAGCCTGCATGGAAAGCGCTCCTCCACCGCGCCACGAACATGAATACGCTGGTGGCGCTGGGAACGATCTCCGCACTGCTGTATTCGGCGTTGGCGACCCTCGCGCCTTCTCTGTTTGTGACCCACCGCCTCCGTCCGGATGTTTATTACGAGTCGGTGCTGTTTATCCTGGCATTCCTGATGCTTGGACGGTGGCTCGAGGCTCGCGCCAAGGATCGCACGCAGGAGGCGCTCAAGGCCTTCTCCCGTTTGCAACCGCAGACCGCGCGCGTCCTGCAACAGGGTCGTGAAGTGGAAATTCCCGTCGCCTCGGTACAACCAGACGACACCGTCGTCTTGCGTCCAGGTGAACGCGTCCCGGTTGATGGCGTCGTGCTCTCGGGCACCAGCAATGTCGACGAATCGCTGGTGACCGGCGAGTCGATCCCTGTACCTCGCGGACCCGGCGACCGCCTCATCGGGGGCTCGCTCAACTTTGACGGTGCACTGGAATACCGGGCAACGTCGCTTGGGAACAGCAGCATTCTCGGTCAGATGCTCCGCTTAATGCAGGACGCGCAGTCATCACGTGCCCCAACCCAGAAGCTTGCTGATCAGGTCAGCGCCGTCTTTGTTCCCGCGGTGCTGGGAATCGCGCTGCTGACGCTCGTTGGCTGGCTGATCCTTGATCGTGCGAATCCGAGCTACGCCTTCGCCGCCGCGGTCACTGTCCTGGTAATCGCTTGTCCCTGTGCGATGGGGCTCGCGGTGCCTGCGGCGCTGACCGTTGCGATCGGCCGCGGCGCGCAGCTTGGGATTCTGTTCAAGAGTGGCGAAGCAGTGGAGCGCCTGGCTGGTGTCGACACCGTTCTGCTGGATAAAACGGGAACGCTCACGATAGGAAAGCCGCGAATTCATGGCATCTATCCCACCGCGGATACCAGCAGCGAAGAGTTACTGCTGCTGGCTGCATCGCTCGAGCAGCGTTCCGAACATCCACTCGCGCGCGCCGTCCTCGAAAAAGCGGAAGAAAGCGGATTGAAGCTCAAGCCGAGCGTCGACTCAAAGGCCGTTCCCGGCATGGGGATTACCGGTGTGGTTGAGGGCCATCGGGTCGCTGCCGGCAACGCGGCATTGATGGCGCAGCTTGGCATCTCTACTTCAGAAACATCGCTGCAACCGCACCAGGGCAGCGTTCTTCTGATTGCGATCGATGGCCGCTTCCACGGCTACCTCACCGCTCAGGATGAAATCCGCCCAGGAGCAGCCAGCGCCGTCAAGGCACTCAAGGCTCGCGGCCTGCACACCATCATGCTCACTGGAGACAATCCGGAAGTCGCCCAATCCATCGCCAGACAAACTGGCATTGTTCAGGTGTATGCCGGACTGCTGCCTGCACAAAAATTGGAACACATCCGCGGTTTGCAAGCGTCGGGACGAAAAGTCGCGATGGTAGGGGACGGCATCAACGATGCCGCTGCTCTGGCCCAGGCCGACGCTGGCATCGCCATGGGAACGGGTACCGATCTGGCTCGGGAAGCCGGGGATGCGGTCCTGCTCCGCGGTGAGCCAATGTCGATCGTGACCGCTGTCGATCTGGCGAGGGCAACCGTGAAGACAATGCGCGCCAATCTCGGGTGGGCGATCGGCTACAACATCCTGGGGATCCCAATCGCGGCCGGGGCTCTCTATCCCGTGCTCGGCATCCTGCTCAGCCCGGCAATCGCCAGCGCCGCAATGGCTTTAAGTTCGATCAGCGTTCTTGGTAATAGTCTTCGTTTACGGAGGTTCGTTCCACGATGA
- the lptG gene encoding LPS export ABC transporter permease LptG produces MRILSRYILREVFSHALIGGALFTFILFMRDLGGILALVVHNSSSLVSVLKIFLFTLPNTFTVTIPMAVLVGILLGLGRLAADSEITAMRASGIGVLSFVRIVLVVAVLGWLVGMANSLYFAPRASAALLRLKASLLTSQASFEIQPRVFYEDFKDYVLYVQNVRAGTGASNWQNIFLANLTDPSSPQIISAEQATVVNDTDATLRMRLRNGVEHETSASQPNQYNISTFGVTDLPLPLSDKDDTRLGRSDAPILALSSSELIARARNSPNSVDGKAALIEFNKRLSYPAACLVLMLVGVPLGMASRRGGKSAGFVLTILLVFVYYFLSIIGVALARQGKVPPFAGVWLSNAVFGICGVFLLRQIATGNAALAYFGTISSWVKTWFAKFEAPAQRSPAVARVKRQGRGRFPLILDDYILREFLTTLGLVLVTFVMLLLVFTFFELIGDIIRNKTPFVTVGEYLINLTPSMIYTITPLSVLLAVLVTFGTMHRTNELTAMKATGISLYRVALPVLVISLLVASSLFAFDELYVPSANRRQEALRSVIKGKPAQTFFRPDQKWMFGKQEAGRPDRIFYYQFFDPDHDRFANVTVFELDPATFTLSRRIFAATAHWEPAVQQWIFESGWVRTFSGDSIKTYAPFEVSTFPEIPEQPQYFKKESLQSQEMSFVQLRRYIRDLSQSGFDTMPLLVQLNRKLAYPLITLVMAVLAIPFALSMGRRGSLAGIAAAIGLAVTYWVTAAMFEAMGNVNMLPAILAAWSPDVLFGLVGSYLLLKTPT; encoded by the coding sequence ATGCGCATTCTCAGCCGCTACATCTTGAGGGAAGTCTTCTCGCACGCACTGATTGGCGGGGCGCTCTTCACTTTTATTCTGTTCATGCGGGATCTCGGTGGGATCCTGGCGCTGGTCGTGCACAACAGTTCTTCGCTGGTCAGCGTGCTCAAGATCTTCCTGTTCACCCTGCCCAACACCTTCACGGTGACCATTCCGATGGCAGTGCTGGTCGGAATCCTGTTGGGTCTGGGGAGACTGGCGGCCGATAGTGAAATTACCGCCATGCGCGCCTCCGGCATTGGCGTGTTGAGCTTTGTACGCATTGTGCTGGTCGTTGCGGTTCTTGGCTGGCTGGTGGGCATGGCGAACTCGCTCTATTTCGCGCCGCGGGCATCGGCAGCGCTGCTTCGGCTCAAAGCTTCGCTGCTCACCTCGCAGGCATCCTTCGAGATCCAGCCGCGGGTGTTCTATGAAGACTTTAAAGATTACGTCCTCTATGTGCAGAATGTACGAGCCGGAACGGGAGCATCCAACTGGCAGAATATCTTCCTCGCCAATCTCACCGATCCTTCCTCTCCGCAAATCATCAGTGCGGAACAAGCCACGGTTGTCAATGACACTGACGCTACTTTGCGCATGAGGCTGCGCAATGGCGTTGAGCACGAAACCAGCGCCAGCCAACCGAACCAATACAACATCTCCACCTTTGGCGTGACCGATCTACCTTTGCCTCTCAGCGACAAGGACGATACCCGGTTGGGCAGAAGCGATGCCCCCATCCTTGCGCTTTCGAGTAGTGAATTGATCGCCCGAGCCAGAAATTCGCCGAACAGTGTCGACGGGAAGGCGGCGCTGATTGAATTCAATAAGCGGCTCTCTTATCCCGCCGCCTGCCTCGTTCTTATGCTGGTGGGCGTGCCGCTGGGCATGGCCTCCAGGCGTGGCGGCAAGAGCGCGGGCTTCGTGCTGACCATCCTATTGGTCTTCGTTTACTATTTTTTGTCCATCATCGGCGTGGCGCTGGCACGCCAAGGAAAGGTTCCGCCATTCGCGGGAGTCTGGCTTTCGAATGCCGTCTTCGGCATTTGCGGAGTCTTTCTGCTTCGCCAGATAGCCACCGGCAACGCGGCGCTGGCATATTTCGGAACGATCTCCTCCTGGGTAAAAACGTGGTTCGCTAAATTCGAAGCACCAGCGCAGCGATCTCCCGCCGTGGCCCGGGTCAAACGTCAGGGGCGAGGAAGATTTCCTCTCATCCTGGACGACTACATCCTGCGCGAATTCCTGACGACTCTCGGCCTGGTGCTGGTCACCTTCGTGATGCTGCTGTTGGTTTTCACCTTCTTTGAATTGATTGGCGACATCATCCGCAATAAGACGCCGTTCGTGACCGTCGGGGAATACCTGATCAACCTGACCCCGAGCATGATCTACACGATTACGCCACTAAGCGTATTGCTGGCAGTCCTCGTGACCTTCGGCACCATGCACCGCACCAACGAACTCACGGCGATGAAAGCGACAGGCATCAGCCTCTACAGGGTTGCCCTTCCGGTGCTGGTGATTTCTCTGCTAGTCGCCAGTTCCCTCTTTGCCTTCGATGAACTCTATGTTCCCTCCGCCAATCGCCGCCAGGAAGCCTTACGCAGCGTCATTAAGGGGAAGCCGGCGCAGACCTTTTTCCGTCCCGATCAGAAGTGGATGTTCGGGAAGCAGGAAGCTGGGCGGCCTGATCGAATTTTCTACTACCAGTTCTTCGATCCCGACCATGACCGCTTCGCCAATGTCACCGTCTTCGAGCTGGATCCTGCGACGTTTACACTCTCCCGGCGCATCTTTGCAGCGACCGCCCACTGGGAGCCGGCGGTGCAGCAATGGATCTTCGAAAGCGGGTGGGTCCGGACCTTTAGTGGAGATTCAATCAAGACCTACGCGCCTTTTGAAGTCAGCACCTTTCCTGAGATTCCTGAGCAGCCGCAGTACTTCAAGAAGGAGAGTCTGCAGTCTCAGGAGATGAGCTTCGTGCAGTTGCGGCGCTACATACGCGATCTCAGCCAAAGCGGTTTCGACACGATGCCGCTGCTCGTTCAACTCAATCGCAAACTAGCTTATCCGTTGATCACCCTGGTCATGGCCGTGCTCGCGATTCCGTTTGCCCTCTCGATGGGGAGGCGCGGCTCGCTGGCGGGAATCGCCGCCGCCATCGGTCTGGCGGTTACCTACTGGGTGACCGCGGCCATGTTTGAAGCGATGGGGAACGTGAATATGCTGCCGGCGATCCTTGCTGCCTGGTCGCCCGACGTCCTCTTCGGTTTAGTTGGGAGCTACCTCCTGCTGAAGACCCCGACCTGA
- a CDS encoding response regulator transcription factor: MIADSANILIVEDEAHLAQGLLFNLQAEGYRAKIAPDGNAALDLLLNSLDDAEYFDAVVLDVMLPGKDGFQVLSELREHERYVPVLMLTARARPEDVLRGFSAGADDYLAKPFDLSILLARLKNLLRRMQWNRREKPGRPPTAEPSELPFSFAGRTIDFSKLELITPEKTIHLTLMEADLLRYLVQNRDRIISRKELLEQVWRVREDTDTRAIDNFIVRLRRYIEDRPADPIYLQTVRGVGYRFLPGTA, encoded by the coding sequence ATGATCGCTGACTCTGCCAACATCCTCATCGTCGAAGACGAAGCTCATCTCGCTCAAGGCCTGTTGTTCAATTTACAGGCAGAGGGATATCGAGCCAAAATTGCTCCCGACGGCAATGCGGCTCTCGATCTACTGCTCAATTCCCTTGATGACGCTGAATATTTTGATGCCGTGGTTTTGGATGTCATGCTTCCCGGCAAAGACGGCTTTCAAGTACTCTCCGAGCTGCGGGAACATGAGCGTTACGTGCCAGTGCTGATGCTCACGGCGCGCGCGCGGCCTGAAGATGTGCTGCGAGGCTTCAGCGCCGGCGCCGACGATTATCTCGCCAAACCATTTGATCTCTCAATCTTGCTGGCGCGGCTCAAGAATTTGCTGCGGCGGATGCAGTGGAATCGGCGCGAAAAGCCTGGTCGACCACCGACTGCAGAACCATCCGAGCTCCCCTTCAGCTTCGCGGGACGCACGATCGATTTCTCCAAGCTCGAGTTGATCACTCCGGAGAAGACGATCCATCTCACCTTGATGGAGGCTGACCTGCTTCGTTATCTCGTCCAGAATCGCGACCGGATTATCTCCCGGAAAGAGTTGCTGGAACAAGTCTGGCGCGTTCGCGAGGACACCGATACGCGGGCCATCGATAACTTTATCGTTCGCTTGCGCCGCTACATCGAAGATCGTCCTGCCGACCCGATCTACCTGCAAACGGTACGAGGAGTCGGCTATCGTTTCCTGCCCGGAACTGCCTGA